Proteins found in one Pontibacter sp. SGAir0037 genomic segment:
- a CDS encoding FixH family protein codes for MTTGNNQQKKSFTLWPYAIVGCMLLFMGYIASFVYKAMHLDVNLVSKNYYEQEIAFQEHINTVDRTRAAGDVVISYNEANQTILLQLPESFKGQAVAGKIDLFRPSNDKLDQQLPLQLGRDLSQLIEAQGLEKGLWKVRVNFHAGEAAYYAEQSIQLK; via the coding sequence ATGACAACCGGAAATAATCAACAGAAAAAAAGCTTCACGCTATGGCCTTATGCTATAGTTGGTTGTATGCTTCTTTTTATGGGCTATATCGCTTCTTTTGTTTACAAAGCCATGCACCTGGATGTGAACTTGGTAAGTAAGAATTACTATGAACAGGAAATTGCTTTCCAGGAGCATATTAACACCGTAGACAGAACCAGGGCAGCCGGGGATGTTGTCATCAGTTACAACGAAGCAAACCAGACTATCCTGTTGCAGTTACCTGAAAGCTTTAAAGGACAGGCAGTGGCAGGTAAAATAGATCTTTTTCGTCCTTCTAATGATAAGCTGGACCAGCAGCTGCCTTTACAATTAGGTAGAGATCTGAGCCAGCTTATCGAAGCTCAAGGGCTTGAAAAGGGGCTGTGGAAGGTGCGCGTGAATTTTCATGCGGGCGAAGCTGCCTATTATGCAGAACAATCCATTCAATTGAAATAA
- a CDS encoding DUF2254 domain-containing protein, producing the protein MKKILSKIKLIYYYIISSIGFFPTLISVLFAALAILMVYLETKGISEGLHDRFPFLIITSGETAHTILNSIATGIISLIVFSFTMVMLVLNQAGSNFSPRVIPGLISHQSNQKILGIYLGTLIYSLIIMVNIRSESYYEELPGIAVFLSMAFTFVCLGCFVYFIHSISQSIQIDHILAGIHRITKKKLEQLIRQDKHLLVTKAFEEATWVELNSPRSGYVQSIDLESVLALCYKYDVVMEFLQPLGNYVLEATPFVRINRPVAELEEFCKELAAHVNYGQGELPDLNYLYGFKQITESAVKALSPSVNDPGTAMKAIDYLSELFALRMKLTDEQLVADKEKVVRIRFKQETFDHLFSLCLSSIRNYGKHDSLVMSRLLYMFKNLLYITIHFIHRRQILYKEALLLVHASRKSLSDPGDKEMINRHLKEINAMKVLAKDLPLLSLTD; encoded by the coding sequence ATGAAGAAAATTTTAAGTAAGATCAAGCTTATCTACTATTACATCATCAGTAGCATAGGGTTCTTCCCCACTTTGATCAGTGTACTGTTTGCTGCTTTGGCAATCCTGATGGTTTACCTCGAAACCAAGGGAATCAGTGAGGGACTGCACGACAGATTTCCTTTCTTAATCATTACAAGCGGCGAGACAGCACACACCATCTTAAACTCAATTGCAACAGGTATCATATCGCTCATTGTGTTCAGTTTTACAATGGTGATGCTGGTGCTGAACCAGGCTGGCTCTAATTTTTCACCGCGAGTTATTCCCGGACTCATCTCCCATCAGTCAAACCAGAAAATATTGGGTATATACCTCGGAACACTTATTTACTCCCTCATCATCATGGTCAATATCCGTTCCGAAAGTTATTATGAAGAGCTACCGGGTATTGCTGTTTTCTTGTCTATGGCATTTACCTTCGTATGCCTGGGATGTTTTGTTTACTTTATCCATTCCATTTCGCAGTCTATCCAGATTGATCATATTTTAGCGGGCATTCATCGCATAACCAAAAAGAAGCTAGAGCAGCTCATCCGGCAGGATAAGCATCTTCTGGTTACGAAAGCATTCGAAGAAGCCACCTGGGTGGAGCTGAATAGTCCCCGTTCAGGCTATGTGCAAAGTATAGACCTGGAGTCGGTGCTGGCATTGTGTTATAAATATGATGTGGTGATGGAGTTTCTTCAGCCTTTGGGGAATTATGTACTTGAGGCAACTCCTTTTGTGCGTATCAACAGGCCGGTGGCAGAACTGGAGGAATTTTGCAAAGAGTTAGCAGCACATGTAAACTATGGACAGGGAGAGCTGCCGGATTTAAATTATTTGTATGGCTTTAAGCAGATTACAGAAAGTGCTGTAAAAGCACTGAGCCCAAGCGTAAACGATCCTGGTACGGCTATGAAAGCCATCGATTACCTCTCCGAACTGTTTGCCCTGCGCATGAAGCTGACGGATGAGCAGTTAGTGGCTGATAAAGAGAAAGTAGTCAGAATCAGGTTTAAGCAGGAGACATTTGATCACTTGTTTTCGCTTTGCCTGTCTTCAATCCGAAACTATGGGAAGCACGACAGCCTGGTAATGTCACGACTGCTGTACATGTTCAAAAACCTGCTGTATATAACCATTCATTTTATACATCGCCGACAGATCCTTTACAAAGAAGCACTGCTGCTGGTGCATGCGTCCAGGAAATCGCTATCAGACCCGGGAGACAAGGAGATGATAAACCGTCACCTGAAAGAAATAAATGCAATGAAGGTGCTTGCGAAGGACTTGCCATTGCTCAGCCTGACAGATTAG
- a CDS encoding TIGR00341 family protein: protein MPLNAIKNSIDKILDILPQTDEAGTIREINDKIPVRGNNTWMLICSAILASIGLDTGSGAVIIGAMLVSPLMSPILGVGLAVGINDREMMIDSLKNLSIAAIAGLFFSTLYFKITPLGEPTNELLARTTPTLLDVMVAFFGGVAGIISISRSDKSNAIPGVAIATALMPPLCTAGYGLALGRFDFFFGGFYLFFINAVFISLATFLIVKYLKFHTKTYINKETERRVARIMAVALFIVVSPSIYFLYNIYQGVQTRKKIENLIISDYTNRENEIIKWEVAQTDSINTIKIYSVGNKVDESVASHYNQVLEENDLPSYKVKLIQLDISPDEVREMASEVTNNITKDFLKTVEIQKMQQSRLDSLRRQSTVYTTANATSDLKLLYPNVTKLQIGEMLITNQQSKQDTVMVVMIDWEKPGRNTQNRAGRADAARIRENEQQIRRFLAAKLKKDSVQVVSSF from the coding sequence ATGCCTCTAAATGCAATAAAAAATTCGATTGATAAGATTTTAGATATTTTACCCCAGACAGACGAAGCAGGCACTATACGCGAAATAAACGATAAGATACCTGTTCGTGGCAACAACACCTGGATGCTGATCTGTTCGGCTATTCTGGCTTCTATTGGTTTGGATACTGGTTCTGGAGCTGTGATAATCGGGGCCATGCTTGTTTCTCCCCTGATGTCTCCTATATTGGGTGTAGGCCTGGCGGTTGGCATCAACGATAGGGAAATGATGATAGACTCTTTGAAAAACCTCTCTATTGCAGCTATTGCCGGCCTTTTCTTTAGTACACTTTATTTTAAAATAACGCCGCTCGGCGAGCCAACCAATGAACTGCTGGCCCGTACTACACCCACTTTACTGGATGTGATGGTGGCGTTTTTTGGGGGTGTGGCAGGTATCATATCAATTTCGAGATCAGATAAATCGAATGCCATACCGGGGGTAGCCATTGCAACTGCTTTAATGCCTCCGCTCTGTACTGCAGGTTATGGCCTGGCACTGGGCAGGTTCGACTTCTTTTTTGGAGGCTTTTACCTGTTCTTTATCAATGCGGTTTTTATAAGCCTGGCTACCTTTCTTATTGTAAAGTATCTTAAATTTCATACAAAGACATATATCAACAAAGAGACAGAAAGACGTGTAGCCAGGATAATGGCTGTTGCACTGTTTATAGTTGTTTCCCCCAGCATCTATTTTCTCTATAATATTTACCAGGGAGTACAGACAAGAAAGAAGATCGAGAACCTGATCATCAGCGATTATACCAATCGTGAGAATGAAATTATTAAATGGGAAGTAGCGCAAACAGATTCTATCAATACAATCAAAATATACAGTGTTGGCAATAAGGTAGATGAAAGCGTAGCCAGCCACTATAACCAGGTGCTGGAAGAGAATGATCTGCCTTCTTACAAGGTAAAGCTGATCCAACTGGATATTTCGCCTGATGAGGTCAGAGAGATGGCTTCGGAAGTAACCAATAATATTACCAAAGACTTTCTGAAGACGGTTGAGATTCAGAAAATGCAGCAGAGCAGGTTAGACAGCTTGCGCAGGCAAAGCACTGTTTATACCACTGCCAATGCTACTTCCGATCTTAAACTGCTGTACCCGAATGTTACCAAGCTGCAGATCGGGGAAATGCTGATCACCAACCAGCAGTCGAAGCAAGATACGGTAATGGTGGTGATGATTGATTGGGAAAAACCTGGCAGAAATACCCAGAACAGAGCTGGCAGGGCAGACGCAGCCAGAATCAGGGAAAATGAACAGCAGATCAGGCGATTCCTGGCAGCTAAGTTAAAGAAAGATTCGGTGCAGGTTGTTTCTAGCTTTTAA
- a CDS encoding sulfite exporter TauE/SafE family protein, translating into MIWAGFLFGLVGSFHCVGMCGPIAMALPFGGSSGWRYYAGRLLYNGGRIVTYSSLGALAGVFGQSLQLAGLQQTVSIVSGIIILLLLVLPAALKGKASSVLRTDRAMNWLRKKLGYFFRKQNLGALFMVGLLNGLLPCGFVYIALAGAISAPGIGGAMLYMLLFGFGTFPLMFLVSLSGKLISLKLRHTFNKLVPYVGICLAMLFIVRGMGLGIPYLSPKVVQTASHTTEMSCCHKP; encoded by the coding sequence ATGATCTGGGCAGGATTTTTATTTGGTTTAGTCGGCAGTTTCCATTGTGTCGGGATGTGCGGCCCTATAGCGATGGCCTTACCATTTGGCGGGAGCAGCGGCTGGCGTTACTATGCTGGCCGGCTCCTGTACAATGGGGGGAGAATAGTAACCTATTCTTCTCTAGGGGCTTTGGCAGGTGTATTCGGGCAATCATTACAGTTAGCGGGATTACAACAAACGGTTTCCATTGTTTCCGGCATTATTATTCTTTTACTGCTGGTTTTACCCGCTGCTTTAAAAGGCAAGGCTTCTAGTGTTTTGCGTACAGATAGAGCGATGAACTGGCTCAGAAAGAAACTTGGGTATTTCTTTCGCAAGCAAAATTTAGGTGCCTTGTTTATGGTTGGATTGCTGAACGGCCTGCTGCCTTGCGGCTTTGTGTACATTGCCCTCGCAGGAGCTATCAGTGCACCCGGTATAGGGGGAGCTATGCTGTATATGCTGTTGTTTGGCTTCGGAACCTTTCCGCTGATGTTCCTGGTATCTCTTTCCGGAAAACTCATCAGTCTGAAGCTTCGCCATACGTTCAATAAGCTGGTGCCTTATGTCGGCATTTGCCTGGCCATGCTTTTTATAGTGCGTGGAATGGGCTTAGGCATTCCGTACCTCAGCCCAAAAGTAGTGCAAACCGCCAGCCACACCACCGAAATGAGCTGCTGCCATAAACCTTAG
- a CDS encoding ion transporter — MKRIKDTLYTVIFEAETPAGKAFDIGLLVFISISILTVMLESITAIRREYLQVLMAVEWGLTLVFTIEYFLRIYSSPQPARYIFSALGIIDFLAIIPTYLSLFIVGAQYLLVIRALRLLRMARILKLTHFIYEGQILANALRASLPKITVFIGTVITLVIIVGTVQYVVEGAESGFTSIPVSIYWAIVTLTTVGYGDISPVTPLGQFLASCLMITGYGIIAVPTGIVTVELAQADRKAGNTIVCPNCHKEGHAKDANYCSNCGYRLREDVPV, encoded by the coding sequence ATGAAGCGCATAAAGGACACACTCTATACCGTTATTTTCGAAGCTGAAACACCTGCCGGAAAAGCGTTTGATATAGGGTTGCTGGTCTTTATTTCTATTAGTATACTCACTGTTATGCTGGAAAGTATAACAGCTATCAGACGCGAATACCTGCAGGTGTTAATGGCAGTAGAGTGGGGGCTGACCTTAGTTTTTACCATAGAATATTTTCTGAGGATTTACAGTTCGCCACAACCGGCCCGCTACATCTTTTCAGCTTTAGGCATTATTGACTTTCTGGCTATTATTCCGACTTATTTAAGCCTCTTTATAGTCGGGGCTCAGTACCTGCTGGTAATAAGAGCACTAAGGTTGCTGAGGATGGCCCGGATATTAAAGCTGACCCACTTTATCTATGAAGGCCAGATACTGGCCAATGCCTTACGGGCAAGTTTACCCAAGATTACCGTCTTTATCGGAACAGTAATAACGTTGGTTATAATTGTTGGCACGGTGCAGTACGTGGTGGAGGGAGCTGAGAGTGGCTTTACCAGCATACCCGTTAGTATTTACTGGGCAATAGTTACTTTAACTACTGTTGGTTACGGCGATATTTCACCGGTTACACCGCTTGGTCAGTTTCTGGCCAGCTGCCTGATGATTACCGGCTATGGTATAATTGCAGTGCCTACCGGCATTGTTACCGTAGAACTGGCGCAGGCCGACAGAAAAGCGGGCAACACAATTGTGTGCCCTAATTGCCATAAAGAAGGGCATGCAAAAGATGCCAACTACTGCAGTAACTGTGGTTATCGGCTTCGAGAAGATGTACCTGTATGA
- a CDS encoding universal stress protein has translation MCKSKYVKRILVPVQFNKESEELLRYAGNLAETMGAELLLLFTSQTKDLTYTQQNQHIKLLRAFGERILSQEMKFRARGVGFECVVRPGTVSDCIVAVVQDYAADLVLMETCPLHQEEEQADPNHAAVVMELVACPVLVVPCTARYHKLENLVFATDFTDQEEHVLKQIIAFASQVGAHLTFVQVFDRSERQYLSSYKAAMTHLQQRWKDKNISFKLLEEEDVLEGISDFAELAAADMLIMATQDNYLLKRLFSSNYIKTRAYHTRFPILTFRQLKRKPCSGACANCKSRQQHQQATIAVQSLPY, from the coding sequence ATGTGCAAGTCAAAGTATGTGAAGCGAATACTGGTTCCAGTACAGTTCAATAAAGAAAGTGAAGAATTGCTTCGTTATGCTGGCAACCTGGCTGAAACAATGGGAGCAGAGCTACTTCTGCTGTTTACCAGCCAGACAAAGGACCTCACCTACACGCAGCAGAATCAGCATATAAAGCTGTTGCGCGCGTTCGGTGAACGCATTTTATCACAGGAGATGAAGTTCAGAGCCAGGGGCGTTGGGTTTGAGTGTGTGGTTCGCCCTGGTACGGTGTCTGATTGTATTGTGGCTGTTGTGCAGGATTATGCAGCAGACCTGGTTTTAATGGAGACCTGCCCGCTACACCAGGAAGAGGAGCAGGCCGACCCAAACCATGCGGCAGTGGTGATGGAGCTGGTTGCCTGCCCGGTGCTGGTCGTGCCGTGTACTGCCAGGTATCACAAGCTGGAGAACCTGGTATTTGCAACCGACTTCACAGACCAGGAAGAGCACGTACTAAAACAGATTATTGCCTTTGCAAGCCAGGTGGGAGCTCATTTAACATTTGTGCAGGTATTTGATAGGAGCGAGCGACAGTACCTGAGCAGCTATAAAGCCGCTATGACCCACTTGCAGCAAAGATGGAAAGATAAAAATATTAGTTTTAAATTGTTGGAAGAGGAGGATGTGCTGGAAGGGATCAGTGACTTTGCCGAACTTGCTGCCGCCGATATGCTGATTATGGCAACGCAGGATAATTATTTGTTAAAGCGTTTGTTCAGCAGTAACTATATAAAAACCAGGGCCTATCACACAAGGTTTCCCATTCTTACATTCAGGCAGCTAAAGCGCAAGCCTTGCTCCGGCGCCTGTGCCAATTGTAAAAGCAGGCAGCAACATCAGCAGGCTACCATAGCTGTGCAAAGCCTTCCGTATTAG
- a CDS encoding PAS domain S-box protein yields MEMIHDVALLRQELEQERQARLKAQELAQEYEKELHYLRNDKAVSGALMAQKEKFNTVLLSLFNYSQSAILVIDSTGVIMLINQTFCTFFGIDQHPNELLGYPADYLNRFRLLNNVSSNLICQPDAFSTSLEEFTLPNGVVLEQESFQVKLDELTHGCAFIYRDITARIQARNTLEFLSELQADYPYPVIRLSYSGEIIFMNDAGQQLFNGVRKNWENGFKRLLMQKLSKFETAGTKNSLETYINEKYYLLFFVPLKSKGYVNIYLTDITERRKAELALEESQQMVRKITSTVPNIIYIYDVEQKKLVYANQHVASVLGFHLDEIETVSSQQLADKVVPEDLDKVLHHIEQVCVAADGQVLEVTYRITTKSGELKELYCRETVFKRKENGQVTQIIGSSEDVTQLREKNRQILEQKEFYESILNHIPSDIAVYNNRMQYLFVNPAAIPDQGIREWLIGKNNEDYCTYRNVPFARFQNRQNHLESVFELKKRIEFEEKLTDAKGNSSYHIRRLNPVLDQKGEVNLVISHGLNITDLRKAQDAIVASEAQNRAILAAIPDLIFIIDKDGICLDMKNVEQEHLLVSKDKVVGKHIKESLPDKITTPTLQIISRVLSSGISEKTEYELELQNTIKHFEGRIIKYNADQILAIIRDITEELETAKEVKEKNDFIQLVLDSSPSLIYVKDGSSKFVLANQEFANLLDRPVEQIIGSTNLELAFLEEEGDVYTQIDRQVVEEKREIVVEEKYTMSNGEVVWLNTVKRPITTAKGEVHILGISTNITDQKLSTQRLAQSEELHRLLSENSKDLISLHDINGTYLYVSRASEELLGFMPEEIIGLSPFDFTHPDDVPAVSEKISTALMQKKNVSVQYRKRNKQGDYLWVETDIKPILDENGEIKKVQSSLRDISDRKNSEETIKNSEKKYRDLVNYSQAYICTHDMEGTILSVNPYLLEKLGYQEHEMVGRKINSFFPLRYQAYFKDYLQQFETESVVPGVLTILNKEKEERYLQYQTYKVQEPDVEPFIIAIAQDITDRMLTERELVKAKEAAEESARVKENFLANMSHEIRTPMNGILGMAGLLSKTALNGSQQNCLKIIKQSADNLLVVINDILDIAKIEAGKLELESIPFNILDTVKAAFQTFIYKAEEKEIGYHFKPFHLRHQLLIGDPYRLNQVLLNMLNNAIKFTDSGSVTLSGEIVEETEDATTLCFTVEDTGIGIPTSKFETIFEGFTQAYSSTTRKYGGTGLGLSICKNLMEMQGGRIWVESKEGRGSIFKIQITYPKSKDQQMVIHQAQETDFYSLASVKVLLAEDNEVNVFLAKSILEGWNFAVDVAYNGRAATELVEQNRYDIILMDIQMPEMSGIDATLHIRSHQNPTIAGIPIIALTANALKGDAEKYMSAGMNDYISKPFDEEVLFSKIEALLPHKKVTNERNNRPIEQKENSNESQEQLYDLSLLHKMSRGNEAFINRTKQLFVDTVPATVEELSTKAEQADWLGVSSAAHKLKSTIDTMRIEKLKEVVRQIETDAKKSENLADIHSNIQYLTQVMQQVIEKLRQDQ; encoded by the coding sequence ATGGAAATGATTCATGATGTAGCATTACTTCGCCAGGAACTGGAGCAAGAGAGGCAGGCTCGCCTTAAGGCTCAGGAACTGGCGCAGGAATATGAGAAAGAGCTGCACTACCTGCGAAACGATAAAGCAGTTAGCGGAGCTCTTATGGCTCAGAAAGAGAAATTTAATACAGTGTTATTATCCCTTTTTAACTATTCCCAGTCAGCTATTCTGGTGATAGATTCAACCGGTGTCATAATGCTGATTAACCAGACCTTTTGTACTTTCTTTGGCATCGATCAGCATCCAAACGAACTTTTGGGCTATCCGGCTGATTATCTGAATCGCTTTCGACTACTTAACAATGTTTCTTCTAACTTAATATGTCAGCCTGATGCGTTCAGCACGAGCCTAGAGGAATTTACTTTACCGAATGGGGTAGTACTTGAGCAGGAAAGCTTTCAGGTGAAACTGGATGAACTAACGCATGGCTGTGCTTTTATTTACAGAGATATAACAGCCCGGATTCAAGCCAGAAATACCCTGGAATTCCTGTCTGAGCTACAGGCTGATTATCCTTACCCGGTTATTAGGCTCAGCTATAGTGGCGAAATAATCTTTATGAATGATGCCGGCCAGCAGCTGTTTAACGGAGTAAGAAAGAACTGGGAGAATGGCTTTAAACGGCTATTGATGCAGAAACTGAGCAAGTTTGAAACTGCAGGAACAAAAAACTCTCTTGAAACCTATATCAACGAAAAATACTATCTTCTTTTTTTCGTCCCGTTAAAATCCAAAGGCTACGTTAATATTTATCTAACTGATATAACAGAAAGACGTAAAGCCGAGCTTGCGCTGGAAGAAAGCCAGCAGATGGTGCGAAAAATTACGAGCACGGTTCCTAATATTATCTACATCTATGATGTTGAACAGAAGAAACTGGTGTACGCTAACCAGCACGTTGCTTCTGTTTTGGGCTTCCATCTCGATGAAATAGAAACCGTTTCGAGCCAACAACTGGCAGACAAAGTAGTGCCGGAAGATCTGGATAAAGTACTTCACCATATAGAACAGGTGTGTGTGGCTGCGGATGGCCAGGTGCTGGAAGTAACCTATCGCATTACCACTAAAAGCGGGGAATTAAAAGAGCTTTATTGCCGGGAAACGGTCTTTAAAAGAAAAGAGAACGGACAGGTAACACAGATTATCGGTTCTTCGGAGGATGTTACTCAATTACGGGAGAAGAACAGGCAGATTCTGGAACAAAAAGAGTTTTACGAGTCTATTCTAAACCACATTCCTTCCGACATAGCTGTTTATAACAACAGGATGCAGTACCTTTTTGTAAATCCTGCTGCCATTCCGGATCAGGGCATACGCGAGTGGCTGATCGGTAAGAACAACGAAGATTATTGCACCTACAGAAATGTTCCTTTTGCGCGTTTCCAGAACCGGCAAAACCACCTCGAAAGCGTTTTCGAGCTAAAGAAAAGAATTGAGTTCGAAGAAAAGTTAACAGACGCTAAAGGCAACAGTTCCTACCATATCCGCCGGTTAAACCCTGTTCTGGACCAGAAAGGAGAGGTAAACCTGGTCATAAGTCACGGACTGAACATTACAGACTTGCGCAAGGCACAGGATGCTATTGTTGCCAGCGAAGCCCAGAACAGAGCCATTCTGGCGGCTATTCCTGACCTGATCTTTATTATCGACAAAGACGGTATCTGCCTCGACATGAAGAATGTGGAGCAGGAGCATTTACTGGTTTCAAAGGATAAGGTTGTAGGAAAACACATCAAAGAATCTTTGCCGGATAAAATAACCACTCCTACGCTGCAAATTATCTCCCGCGTATTAAGCTCCGGGATTTCAGAGAAAACAGAATATGAGCTGGAATTACAAAATACGATCAAGCATTTCGAGGGCAGAATAATTAAGTACAATGCTGATCAGATACTGGCTATCATTCGTGATATTACAGAAGAACTGGAAACAGCCAAAGAGGTAAAAGAGAAAAACGATTTTATCCAGCTTGTTCTGGATAGCAGCCCGAGTCTGATCTATGTAAAAGATGGTTCGAGTAAGTTTGTGCTGGCTAACCAGGAATTCGCGAATCTGCTGGACAGGCCGGTAGAGCAAATCATCGGCTCTACTAACCTCGAACTTGCCTTTTTAGAAGAGGAAGGCGATGTATATACGCAGATTGACCGTCAGGTAGTTGAAGAGAAGCGCGAGATTGTGGTAGAGGAAAAGTATACTATGTCTAACGGCGAGGTAGTCTGGCTAAATACGGTTAAACGGCCTATTACGACAGCTAAAGGAGAAGTGCACATTTTAGGTATTTCCACGAACATAACAGACCAGAAACTATCCACACAGCGCCTTGCGCAGAGTGAGGAACTACACCGCCTGCTTTCCGAAAACTCTAAAGATCTTATTTCTTTACACGATATCAACGGTACCTATTTATATGTTTCCAGGGCCTCAGAAGAACTGCTGGGCTTTATGCCTGAAGAAATTATAGGTTTGTCGCCCTTTGATTTCACGCATCCTGATGATGTTCCGGCAGTATCAGAAAAAATTTCAACAGCCCTGATGCAGAAAAAGAATGTTTCGGTGCAGTATAGAAAGCGTAATAAGCAGGGGGATTATCTGTGGGTTGAGACTGATATTAAGCCTATATTAGATGAGAACGGCGAAATAAAAAAGGTGCAGTCTTCGCTGAGGGATATCTCTGACCGGAAAAACTCTGAAGAAACGATAAAAAACAGCGAGAAGAAATACAGAGACCTGGTTAACTACAGCCAGGCCTATATCTGTACGCATGACATGGAAGGTACCATTCTTTCTGTTAACCCTTACTTACTCGAGAAGCTCGGCTACCAGGAACATGAAATGGTGGGCAGAAAGATCAATAGCTTCTTCCCGCTACGCTACCAGGCCTATTTCAAAGATTATTTGCAACAGTTCGAAACAGAGAGCGTCGTCCCGGGAGTTTTAACCATTTTAAACAAAGAAAAAGAAGAACGCTACCTGCAATACCAGACCTACAAGGTGCAGGAGCCTGATGTGGAACCCTTTATCATTGCTATTGCCCAAGACATAACTGATCGGATGCTCACGGAGCGCGAACTCGTAAAAGCAAAAGAAGCGGCTGAAGAGTCTGCCCGGGTAAAAGAAAATTTCCTGGCAAACATGAGCCACGAGATCAGAACACCAATGAACGGAATTTTGGGCATGGCTGGTTTATTAAGTAAAACAGCGTTAAACGGCTCTCAGCAGAATTGCCTCAAAATAATAAAGCAATCTGCCGATAATCTTCTGGTCGTTATCAACGATATCCTGGATATAGCTAAGATAGAAGCTGGTAAACTGGAACTGGAGTCTATCCCTTTTAATATTTTAGATACGGTTAAGGCAGCGTTTCAGACTTTTATTTACAAGGCTGAAGAAAAGGAAATCGGCTATCACTTTAAGCCATTCCACCTCCGACACCAGCTGCTGATCGGAGATCCGTACCGCCTGAACCAGGTACTGCTGAACATGCTCAACAATGCCATCAAATTTACAGATAGCGGTAGCGTCACGTTAAGTGGCGAAATAGTGGAAGAAACAGAAGATGCCACCACGCTGTGCTTTACCGTAGAAGATACAGGTATAGGAATACCCACGAGCAAGTTCGAAACTATTTTTGAAGGCTTTACCCAGGCTTACTCCAGCACTACCAGAAAATATGGGGGTACCGGTCTTGGGCTGAGCATCTGTAAAAACCTGATGGAAATGCAGGGCGGCCGCATTTGGGTAGAGAGCAAAGAAGGCAGGGGCAGTATCTTTAAAATACAGATCACTTATCCTAAATCGAAAGACCAGCAAATGGTTATTCACCAGGCGCAGGAGACCGATTTTTATAGCCTTGCGAGTGTAAAAGTACTTTTGGCTGAAGATAATGAGGTAAACGTTTTCCTGGCTAAGTCTATTCTGGAAGGATGGAACTTTGCTGTTGATGTTGCCTATAACGGCCGGGCTGCAACAGAACTGGTGGAGCAAAACAGGTACGACATTATCCTGATGGACATTCAAATGCCCGAAATGAGTGGTATAGATGCCACCCTACATATCCGTTCTCATCAGAATCCGACAATAGCCGGAATCCCAATCATTGCCTTAACAGCTAATGCCTTAAAAGGCGATGCGGAAAAGTATATGAGTGCGGGAATGAATGATTACATATCCAAACCTTTTGATGAAGAAGTATTATTTTCTAAAATAGAAGCATTACTGCCCCATAAAAAAGTGACAAACGAAAGAAATAACAGACCTATAGAACAAAAAGAGAATTCAAACGAAAGCCAGGAGCAGCTATACGATTTGTCGTTGCTGCACAAGATGTCGAGAGGAAATGAGGCATTTATAAACCGGACCAAGCAACTGTTCGTGGATACCGTGCCGGCTACTGTAGAAGAGCTAAGTACGAAAGCAGAACAGGCCGACTGGCTTGGTGTTAGCTCAGCAGCCCACAAGCTAAAATCTACTATTGACACGATGCGAATTGAAAAACTGAAGGAGGTAGTGCGTCAAATCGAGACAGATGCTAAAAAATCAGAAAACCTGGCGGATATTCATAGCAATATTCAATATTTAACCCAGGTTATGCAGCAGGTAATTGAAAAACTGAGGCAGGATCAATAA